One genomic window of Chitinophagaceae bacterium includes the following:
- a CDS encoding glycoside hydrolase family 3 C-terminal domain-containing protein: MPETRTVPLSPKDELIETLLAKMTLEEKCGQLNFVVGSILTGPAATAEVKVSNYDEAIRKGRITGIFNTNGAKNIRHLQEVAVKESRLGIPLLIGADIIHGYKTITPIPLGEAASWDLAAIEKSARVAARESSASGINWTFAPMVDICRDARWGRVAEGAGEDPYLGSLIAVARVTGFQGNNLKDANTIAACIKHFAAYGAPDGGRDYNTVDMSERRLRETYFPPYKAGLNAGAATIMTSFNELDGVPATGNPFLLDEVLRKEWLFKGLVVSDWQSIEEMISHGNVTDRNEAGALAIKSGVDMDMMADIYIKELPEMVKNGRVAIKYVDEAVRRTLALKYDLGLFDNPYQYGDEKKEATEILSKESRAAAFDISKKSIVLLQNTSNILPLNKSIKSIALIGPLAEDKTEQNGCWAFFGEAKDVVSVAEGIKEKVGANCKVMIAKGCDFYTNDTSGFSEAKKIAQQSDVVILAVGESAVMNGEAGSRSDIRLPGAQQQLVKAMMATGKPVIVCMFHGRPIDLSFLEDQTPAVLACWTLGTETGHAVAEVLFGDYNPSGRLPISFPRTVGQVPIYYNSKQTGRLYTGNYNEPSTERVYRSKYRDTENSPLFPFGYGLSYTTFKYDVVVLDKTEINEDGTVTASVQVSNTGSRDGEEVVQLYIRDWVGSTTRPVKELKGFQKIFLKAGEIKTVSFKISNEMLCFYREDMSWGAEAGKFTAYIGENSSTKNGHDFFLK; this comes from the coding sequence ATGCCGGAAACACGAACAGTTCCATTATCGCCAAAGGATGAATTGATTGAAACGTTGCTTGCAAAAATGACACTGGAAGAAAAATGCGGCCAGTTGAATTTTGTGGTAGGTAGCATATTAACAGGACCGGCTGCTACCGCTGAAGTTAAAGTTTCCAATTATGATGAAGCCATCCGAAAAGGCAGGATAACTGGCATCTTCAACACAAATGGCGCAAAAAATATCCGTCACCTGCAAGAGGTTGCAGTGAAGGAATCACGATTGGGAATTCCATTACTGATTGGAGCCGATATCATTCATGGTTACAAAACGATCACTCCTATTCCCTTAGGCGAGGCAGCAAGTTGGGATCTGGCTGCGATAGAAAAATCAGCGCGGGTTGCTGCGAGAGAATCAAGTGCATCCGGTATCAACTGGACTTTTGCACCCATGGTTGATATCTGTCGTGATGCGCGCTGGGGCCGTGTGGCTGAAGGCGCAGGTGAAGATCCTTATCTGGGAAGTCTTATTGCTGTGGCCCGTGTAACAGGTTTTCAAGGCAACAATTTAAAAGATGCAAATACAATAGCTGCCTGCATCAAACATTTTGCCGCTTATGGCGCCCCTGATGGAGGGCGTGATTACAATACAGTCGACATGTCGGAACGCAGGTTACGTGAAACCTATTTTCCGCCATATAAAGCAGGATTGAATGCAGGAGCTGCAACCATCATGACCTCTTTCAACGAATTAGATGGCGTACCTGCAACAGGTAACCCTTTCTTATTGGATGAAGTTTTACGCAAAGAATGGCTCTTCAAAGGTTTAGTTGTTTCCGACTGGCAATCTATTGAAGAAATGATTTCACATGGTAATGTGACTGATCGGAACGAAGCAGGTGCATTGGCAATTAAATCAGGTGTGGATATGGACATGATGGCTGATATCTACATAAAAGAATTACCGGAAATGGTGAAGAATGGCCGCGTAGCTATTAAGTATGTGGATGAAGCCGTTCGTAGAACACTGGCATTAAAATATGACCTGGGTCTATTTGATAATCCCTATCAATATGGTGATGAAAAAAAAGAAGCTACGGAAATTTTATCTAAGGAAAGTCGTGCTGCCGCATTTGACATTTCAAAAAAGTCCATCGTGCTATTACAAAACACATCGAATATTTTGCCATTGAACAAATCAATTAAAAGTATAGCACTGATTGGTCCTTTGGCAGAAGATAAAACCGAACAAAATGGTTGCTGGGCATTTTTTGGTGAAGCAAAAGATGTAGTATCCGTAGCAGAAGGCATCAAAGAAAAAGTGGGTGCAAATTGTAAAGTCATGATCGCTAAGGGCTGCGACTTTTATACAAACGATACCAGTGGATTCAGCGAAGCAAAAAAAATTGCGCAGCAATCAGATGTAGTTATTCTTGCAGTGGGTGAGTCTGCAGTAATGAATGGTGAAGCCGGCAGCCGTTCAGATATTCGCTTGCCTGGTGCGCAGCAACAATTGGTAAAGGCAATGATGGCAACAGGAAAACCGGTGATAGTATGCATGTTTCATGGCCGTCCGATTGACCTGAGTTTCCTGGAAGATCAGACACCTGCTGTACTGGCCTGCTGGACACTTGGTACTGAAACAGGACATGCCGTTGCCGAAGTATTGTTTGGTGATTATAACCCTTCGGGAAGGTTACCCATTTCATTTCCACGCACCGTTGGCCAGGTGCCCATTTATTATAATTCCAAACAGACGGGACGACTCTATACGGGCAACTATAATGAACCTTCCACGGAACGTGTCTATCGATCGAAATACCGCGATACTGAAAACTCTCCTTTATTTCCTTTTGGATACGGATTGAGCTATACTACTTTTAAGTATGATGTTGTGGTTTTAGATAAAACAGAAATCAATGAGGATGGAACTGTAACTGCTTCCGTACAAGTGAGCAATACCGGAAGCCGTGATGGCGAAGAAGTGGTGCAGCTTTATATCCGTGATTGGGTAGGCAGCACCACGAGGCCAGTGAAGGAGTTGAAAGGTTTTCAAAAAATATTTTTAAAAGCGGGAGAAATAAAAACTGTTTCATTCAAAATAAGCAACGAGATGTTATGCTTCTATCGTGAAGATATGAGCTGGGGTGCTGAGGCAGGAAAATTCACAGCCTACATCGGTGAAAACTCCTCCACTAAAAACGGGCATGATTTCTTTCTAAAGTAA
- a CDS encoding glycoside hydrolase family 16 protein, with translation MQSGTLTIPANSNEAAINVTVIGDTVKQTDKQFEVVLSNPVNATLATNEGTGTIRNDDTYIYVPLDGYITPESYAGYNTLWKDEFNGTSIDNTIWGYDIGNSGWGNNESQYYTNSSGNSYVSNGNLVIVAKKENYGGSEYTSARLLTKNKKDFTFGRVDIRAVLPKGQGIWPALWMLGSKIDQTGWPNCGEIDIMEVIGSIPNVVNGTIHYGPQGATQSTSLTATQALTSGDFSDKYHVFSLIWSQGSIQILVDDISYFQVTQAQVGAIYPFNEPFFVIFNVAVGGNWPGYPDATTVFPQQMLVDYIRVFEKL, from the coding sequence ATGCAAAGTGGAACGCTCACCATTCCTGCGAACAGCAATGAGGCAGCTATCAATGTAACAGTGATTGGTGACACTGTTAAGCAAACAGATAAGCAATTTGAAGTGGTGTTGTCAAATCCTGTGAATGCCACATTGGCTACTAACGAGGGAACAGGAACCATTCGCAATGATGACACTTACATATATGTGCCACTTGATGGTTACATCACACCGGAAAGTTATGCAGGATACAATACTCTCTGGAAAGATGAATTCAACGGCACTTCAATTGACAATACAATATGGGGATATGATATTGGTAACAGCGGGTGGGGAAATAATGAATCTCAATATTACACCAACAGTTCAGGCAATTCTTATGTTTCCAACGGTAATCTGGTGATTGTGGCCAAGAAAGAAAATTATGGTGGCAGCGAATATACTTCAGCAAGACTCTTAACAAAAAATAAAAAGGACTTCACTTTTGGTAGGGTTGATATTCGTGCCGTGTTGCCAAAAGGACAAGGTATATGGCCTGCATTGTGGATGCTGGGTTCAAAGATTGATCAGACAGGCTGGCCTAATTGCGGAGAGATTGATATCATGGAAGTTATCGGAAGCATTCCGAATGTGGTAAATGGAACTATTCATTATGGACCACAGGGCGCAACGCAAAGCACTTCACTTACTGCTACTCAGGCTTTAACCTCCGGTGATTTTTCTGATAAATACCATGTGTTTTCCCTTATCTGGTCGCAAGGTAGTATTCAGATTTTGGTAGATGACATTTCTTACTTTCAGGTTACGCAAGCGCAGGTTGGCGCCATCTATCCATTCAACGAACCATTCTTTGTCATTTTTAATGTAGCAGTCGGTGGCAATTGGCCCGGCTATCCGGATGCTACCACCGTTTTCCCACAGCAGATGCTGGTGGATTACATCCGTGTTTTTGAAAAATTGTAA
- a CDS encoding PKD domain-containing protein, translated as MKKLKELGCMLVIFFNIQACQQDNITDLPAPPTVSFDVQTTSSPNYLLLVDQTPGTFLHKWDLGNGAKADSSVVEAYYPYAGTYTVTLQSFNAGGFGTATKEVTIGQDDPDACFGNIKLLTSCSTKTWVLEPAAGALKVGPDADFTTVWYQTGEADVAVRSCMFNDEYSFSIDGTFQYDNKGDFWADTDNSGNVTPADMGCAPGCQPSTAWPPQYNDWNSNINSFTVNETEITLNGSGVFLGLYKVANGMEVVTPQSNITYQIKELTEDKLIVLINFGPGFWQFTFVPK; from the coding sequence ATGAAAAAACTAAAAGAACTCGGATGCATGCTGGTGATTTTTTTCAATATCCAGGCATGCCAGCAAGATAATATTACTGACCTGCCTGCTCCGCCAACGGTATCATTTGATGTGCAAACAACAAGCAGTCCTAATTATTTATTACTGGTTGATCAAACGCCTGGAACCTTCCTTCACAAATGGGATTTGGGCAATGGTGCAAAAGCGGATTCTTCCGTGGTGGAAGCTTACTATCCTTACGCGGGAACTTACACTGTAACACTACAATCATTCAATGCCGGTGGTTTTGGCACTGCCACTAAAGAAGTTACGATTGGGCAGGATGATCCTGACGCTTGCTTCGGCAATATCAAATTGCTTACATCATGCAGTACCAAAACATGGGTGCTGGAACCTGCCGCAGGCGCATTGAAAGTGGGGCCTGATGCTGACTTCACTACCGTTTGGTACCAAACCGGTGAAGCAGATGTTGCTGTGCGCAGTTGCATGTTCAATGATGAATATAGCTTCAGTATTGACGGCACCTTTCAGTATGATAACAAAGGTGATTTTTGGGCAGACACTGATAATTCCGGCAATGTTACACCTGCTGATATGGGATGTGCTCCAGGTTGTCAACCCTCCACTGCATGGCCTCCGCAATACAACGACTGGAACTCTAACATCAATAGTTTCACAGTGAATGAAACTGAAATAACACTCAATGGATCAGGGGTATTTTTGGGACTCTACAAAGTTGCAAACGGAATGGAAGTAGTTACGCCACAGAGCAACATTACCTATCAGATAAAAGAACTGACAGAAGATAAACTGATTGTGCTCATCAATTTTGGACCAGGTTTTTGGCAATTTACTTTTGTTCCTAAGTAA